Proteins found in one Fulvitalea axinellae genomic segment:
- a CDS encoding acetyltransferase produces MKNPVIIFGSTGIARAALEIFNSNSIVVYGFLDDDKETHGNLIDDISVLSSTDDHGYLKLIGKKCEAFVATDDNELRREIVDMLKDKRKVMPTNAVHNSAVVSPSAHLGYGNFINANATVGAGAKVPNHCILNSGAIVEYGAKLEDFVQVGAGSIVGANAEIAESAFIGAGVTIVAGVKVGAGARIGAGSVVVADVPEGATMFGNPAKPM; encoded by the coding sequence ATGAAAAATCCAGTCATAATATTCGGGTCTACAGGCATAGCCAGGGCCGCTTTGGAAATTTTCAACAGCAATTCCATTGTGGTTTACGGTTTTCTGGATGACGATAAAGAAACACACGGAAACCTGATCGACGATATCTCGGTGTTGAGCTCTACGGATGATCACGGTTACCTGAAATTGATCGGTAAAAAGTGCGAAGCCTTCGTAGCGACGGACGACAACGAGTTGCGTCGCGAGATTGTGGACATGCTCAAGGACAAACGTAAAGTGATGCCTACCAACGCCGTGCATAATTCGGCTGTGGTGTCTCCTTCGGCGCATTTAGGCTATGGCAATTTCATTAACGCAAACGCTACGGTAGGCGCCGGCGCGAAGGTGCCGAATCACTGTATCCTGAATTCGGGAGCGATTGTGGAGTACGGAGCCAAGCTTGAGGATTTTGTGCAGGTTGGTGCCGGAAGTATTGTCGGAGCGAATGCCGAAATCGCTGAGAGCGCGTTTATCGGTGCCGGTGTGACGATTGTGGCTGGCGTGAAAGTGGGAGCTGGCGCTCGTATTGGAGCCGGTTCGGTTGTGGTAGCGGATGTTCCGGAAGGGGCCACGATGTTCGGGAACCCCGCCAAGCCGATGTAA
- a CDS encoding tetratricopeptide repeat protein: MRKEFDSGEQKKALIQNFERHLKGETNLFLDWEAFEEIIEHYVDKGKYNLALKACALAEEMHPFSMETFVAKARILNYQEQFEEALTILEERVLPLQASDLDALSEKAHSLFGLGDCESSLEILEHVLLMGHEREETLYRIGLAKMALDRVEEAIGCFKQTLESNPYHSNALFELAYCYDVTDKIDESVKYYMRFIDEEPYSQHAWYNLGILFNKQGKREKAIWAYDYATLIDPTFSSAMFNMGKTYAESGKPDKALEIFSEVVKLEGPSSEVYLQMALTYQIKGDDNNTILNFQNAIQENENFAEAWFFLGNYLVEQLKFTDAIPFLKKATQLEPDNDHFWRTLGQARFHCGNITDALEAYEEAVVLNPAEINIWTEWSDMYQWTQQSDKAVEIMTAALEEFPDAAQCHYRLAAYNFLGGKRSQAVENLEKALTNDFEKHKDLIVFFPELEKDDEMMRIIDKYRNK; encoded by the coding sequence ATGAGGAAAGAATTCGATAGCGGAGAACAAAAGAAAGCTCTGATCCAAAATTTCGAAAGGCACCTGAAAGGGGAAACAAACCTTTTCCTCGACTGGGAAGCCTTTGAGGAAATCATAGAGCATTACGTTGACAAGGGTAAGTACAACTTGGCCCTTAAAGCTTGCGCGCTGGCCGAAGAGATGCATCCCTTTTCCATGGAGACCTTCGTCGCCAAAGCCAGGATACTCAATTATCAGGAACAATTCGAGGAAGCCCTAACCATTCTTGAGGAAAGGGTTTTGCCCTTGCAAGCCTCGGATCTCGACGCCCTTTCCGAAAAAGCGCATTCGCTATTCGGCTTGGGAGATTGCGAATCCAGCCTCGAAATACTCGAACACGTACTGCTTATGGGCCACGAACGGGAAGAGACTCTTTACCGTATCGGCTTGGCCAAAATGGCGTTGGACCGTGTGGAAGAAGCGATCGGTTGCTTTAAGCAAACATTGGAATCGAACCCTTACCACTCAAACGCCCTGTTCGAGTTAGCGTATTGCTACGACGTAACCGACAAAATCGACGAAAGCGTAAAGTATTACATGCGGTTCATCGATGAGGAACCTTACTCGCAACACGCTTGGTATAACTTGGGAATCCTTTTCAATAAACAAGGGAAAAGGGAAAAGGCAATCTGGGCCTACGATTACGCCACGCTGATAGACCCGACATTTTCCTCGGCCATGTTCAATATGGGCAAGACCTACGCCGAATCCGGAAAACCGGACAAGGCGCTGGAAATTTTCTCGGAAGTGGTAAAGCTCGAAGGCCCTTCTTCCGAAGTTTATCTGCAAATGGCCCTGACTTACCAGATCAAAGGCGACGACAATAACACAATTCTCAATTTCCAGAACGCCATTCAGGAAAACGAGAATTTCGCCGAAGCCTGGTTTTTTCTCGGAAACTACTTGGTGGAACAACTTAAATTCACCGATGCGATTCCGTTTCTCAAAAAAGCTACACAGCTTGAGCCCGACAACGACCACTTCTGGCGGACTTTGGGACAAGCCCGTTTCCATTGCGGAAACATCACGGACGCTTTGGAGGCTTACGAGGAAGCTGTTGTGCTAAACCCCGCCGAGATCAATATCTGGACAGAATGGTCCGATATGTACCAATGGACTCAACAATCCGATAAGGCTGTTGAGATTATGACCGCCGCTTTGGAGGAATTTCCCGACGCTGCGCAATGCCATTACCGCCTGGCCGCCTACAATTTTCTTGGAGGCAAACGTAGCCAAGCTGTAGAAAACTTAGAAAAGGCCCTAACTAACGATTTCGAAAAGCATAAAGACCTTATCGTCTTCTTTCCAGAATTGGAAAAAGACGACGAGATGATGCGTATCATAGACAAATACCGAAATAAATGA
- a CDS encoding phosphosulfolactate synthase produces MNYTLKDLPERTQKPRQSGSTMVMDKGLSLREVEDFLSVSGEYVDIVKFGFGTSCVTPNLKEKIALYKEAGIPTYFGGTLFEAFAIRNQFDDYRRVLDKYGMEYVEVSDGSIELDHEKKCDYIHKLADSYTVLSEVGSKDAEKIIPPYKWIAQMQAELDAGSWKVIGEAREAGNVGLFRSSGEVRSGLVEEILTKIPFEKIIWEAPQKAQQVFFVKLLGANVNLGNIAPNEVIPLETIRLGLRGDTFMEFIKAETIAFK; encoded by the coding sequence ATGAATTATACTCTGAAGGATTTGCCGGAGAGAACCCAGAAGCCCCGCCAATCGGGATCAACCATGGTGATGGACAAAGGGCTCAGCCTCCGGGAAGTGGAAGATTTCCTGAGCGTGTCCGGCGAATACGTTGATATAGTGAAGTTTGGATTCGGCACCTCTTGCGTCACGCCTAACCTGAAGGAAAAAATCGCTCTTTATAAAGAAGCCGGGATTCCGACTTACTTCGGCGGAACGCTATTCGAAGCCTTCGCTATCCGCAACCAATTCGACGACTACCGCCGAGTGCTCGACAAGTACGGAATGGAGTATGTAGAAGTATCGGACGGATCCATTGAGCTGGACCACGAAAAAAAATGCGACTACATCCATAAACTGGCGGACAGCTACACGGTCCTGTCCGAAGTTGGTTCGAAAGACGCCGAAAAAATTATTCCTCCATACAAGTGGATCGCTCAGATGCAGGCCGAACTCGACGCTGGATCATGGAAAGTGATCGGCGAAGCGCGCGAAGCCGGAAATGTTGGCTTGTTCCGCTCCAGTGGCGAAGTTCGTTCGGGATTGGTAGAGGAAATCCTCACTAAGATTCCGTTCGAAAAAATCATCTGGGAGGCTCCCCAGAAAGCACAGCAGGTGTTCTTCGTAAAACTCTTGGGCGCCAACGTAAACTTGGGCAACATCGCTCCAAACGAAGTGATTCCTTTGGAAACTATCCGTCTCGGATTACGTGGTGACACGTTTATGGAATTTATCAAAGCAGAAACTATCGCTTTCAAATAA